One window from the genome of Metabacillus flavus encodes:
- a CDS encoding MFS transporter yields the protein MPEIKTDSNKASMLKSSWPIFFSLPVLSWALYDFANTIFSSNMITIFFPFYLEEAIGNSEKMDQIASTFLSYANAAAGLFLVLFSPLFGVEIDRTGKKKIYIIRFTAVTVLCTMLMGIFGSVQLPGSLLGLPASLGIVVILFIIAKFFYSSSLIFYDAMITDVSNANSLPVISGFGVAVGYVGTLAGLTVYPFIGGENFHLAFIPTAIFFAVFSLPLIFFTKDQPLHNQGQKKHFISGYKEILVTFNDLKRYRPAFLFMIAYFFINDALATAIAMMAIYAKAIVGFSNSQFILLYLVSTIASIGGSFLFGFITKAQGAKRAFMAVGFILLAALLIAVAATEQWMFWIAGSLFGISLGAVWVTSRTLIVELTPEAKRGQFFGLFAFSGKVSSVVGPFIYGTITLLFADYGDMASRAALGSLMVMAAAGLVIHNRVQYTRPSLMD from the coding sequence ATGCCTGAAATCAAGACCGATTCAAACAAGGCGTCCATGCTTAAGTCATCCTGGCCGATTTTCTTTTCCCTGCCAGTCTTATCCTGGGCGCTATATGACTTTGCCAATACCATTTTCTCCTCCAATATGATCACGATTTTCTTTCCTTTCTATTTGGAGGAAGCGATCGGAAACAGCGAAAAAATGGATCAGATTGCGAGTACGTTTCTTTCTTATGCCAATGCGGCTGCAGGGTTGTTCCTCGTATTGTTTTCACCGCTTTTTGGAGTGGAAATAGACCGGACCGGCAAAAAGAAAATCTATATTATCAGATTCACTGCTGTAACGGTTTTATGTACAATGCTTATGGGGATCTTTGGCTCGGTTCAGCTGCCCGGAAGCCTGCTCGGTTTACCTGCTTCACTTGGTATTGTCGTCATCCTGTTTATCATCGCAAAATTCTTTTATTCATCCAGTCTTATATTCTATGATGCAATGATTACCGATGTGAGTAATGCGAACAGCTTGCCGGTTATTTCGGGCTTTGGAGTGGCGGTTGGGTATGTTGGAACCCTTGCAGGTCTGACTGTTTATCCATTCATAGGAGGTGAGAATTTCCACCTCGCTTTTATTCCAACGGCCATTTTTTTTGCTGTATTTTCCCTGCCGCTTATTTTTTTCACCAAGGATCAGCCCTTACATAATCAGGGGCAGAAAAAGCATTTTATAAGCGGGTATAAAGAAATTCTCGTAACATTCAACGATTTGAAACGCTACAGACCGGCTTTTTTGTTTATGATTGCTTATTTTTTCATTAATGACGCCCTTGCGACAGCGATAGCGATGATGGCGATTTATGCAAAGGCAATAGTCGGCTTTTCAAACAGCCAATTCATTTTGCTTTATCTTGTTTCAACGATAGCAAGTATTGGCGGGTCCTTTCTATTTGGATTTATCACAAAAGCGCAAGGGGCAAAAAGAGCTTTTATGGCAGTAGGCTTTATTCTGCTTGCGGCGCTTTTGATTGCAGTGGCAGCAACTGAGCAGTGGATGTTCTGGATCGCGGGAAGCTTATTCGGAATATCACTGGGAGCGGTTTGGGTAACATCCAGAACGCTGATTGTAGAACTTACTCCTGAAGCAAAACGGGGACAGTTTTTCGGTTTATTTGCTTTCTCCGGGAAAGTATCCTCTGTAGTGGGACCATTCATTTATGGAACAATTACTTTGCTTTTCGCTGACTACGGCGATATGGCAAGCAGGGCAGCACTCGGCTCTCTTATGGTCATGGCTGCTGCGGGATTAGTCATCCATAACCGAGTGCAGTATACAAGGCCTTCACTGATGGATTAA
- a CDS encoding glycoside hydrolase domain-containing protein, whose translation MARKAWGIDSAKKADQDLYNCVKKYYGTPAYWGRYLADVPGVSRGLSKLEISFIHSRGIKVLPIYNVFDQAIHYDKGAIAVRNAVFHARRLDIAEGTVIFANIEHFFSVQPEWIAAWAEKMSETGYRPGFYHDPLKGDFSEAYCAAVSQNSKIANQSILWSSRPETGTSKEYEAPPYNPAKPPCKGNVWIWQYGRDAKNCPIDTNLADDRLLKYLY comes from the coding sequence ATGGCGCGCAAAGCTTGGGGAATTGATTCTGCAAAAAAAGCAGATCAGGACTTATATAATTGCGTTAAAAAATATTACGGAACCCCTGCATACTGGGGAAGGTATCTGGCAGATGTTCCAGGAGTATCAAGAGGATTATCCAAGCTTGAGATAAGTTTTATTCATAGCAGAGGCATAAAGGTTTTACCAATCTATAACGTGTTTGATCAGGCGATACATTATGATAAAGGCGCCATTGCTGTCCGTAATGCTGTATTTCATGCACGAAGGCTCGATATTGCAGAGGGCACAGTCATTTTTGCTAACATTGAGCATTTTTTCTCGGTACAGCCGGAATGGATTGCAGCGTGGGCTGAAAAGATGTCAGAAACCGGCTATCGCCCAGGGTTTTATCACGATCCGCTGAAAGGGGATTTTTCTGAAGCGTATTGCGCTGCTGTTAGTCAAAACAGTAAAATTGCCAATCAGAGTATCCTTTGGAGTTCTAGGCCTGAAACGGGAACCAGCAAGGAGTATGAAGCCCCTCCATACAATCCTGCAAAGCCTCCCTGCAAAGGGAATGTTTGGATTTGGCAGTATGGGAGAGATGCAAAAAACTGCCCGATTGATACAAATCTTGCAGATGACCGCCTTTTAAAATATTTATATTGA
- a CDS encoding chemotaxis protein, giving the protein MEMNKGILLDSGTNELELVEFLIGENRFGINVIKVKEIIQPAEVTAVPHSHPNVAGIMELRGEVLPVIHTAKALNLPDKEPTRADKFIVTEFNNQKLIFHVHGVTQIHRVTWDHIEKPTSMYQGLEAHVTGVVQLNEKMVLMLDFEKIVVDIDPSSGLTIDRIKKLGKRERSEKKIAVAEDSPMLRKLLKETLKEAGFTEVEFFENGRDALEFLENMAAADGPMRDRIQLVITDIEMPQMDGHHLTKRIKENSRLQELPVIIFSSLITNDLMHKGVKVGAAAQVSKPEIDKLVALIDQFIL; this is encoded by the coding sequence ATGGAAATGAACAAAGGTATACTGCTTGATAGCGGAACAAATGAATTGGAACTGGTTGAATTTCTCATAGGTGAGAACCGCTTTGGAATTAATGTGATAAAAGTCAAAGAGATCATTCAGCCTGCTGAAGTGACAGCTGTGCCTCATTCTCATCCAAACGTTGCAGGAATCATGGAGCTGCGGGGTGAGGTGCTGCCTGTTATTCATACAGCAAAAGCCCTGAATTTACCTGATAAAGAGCCAACAAGAGCCGACAAATTTATTGTCACAGAGTTTAATAATCAAAAACTCATTTTTCATGTGCATGGAGTTACACAAATTCATCGGGTAACCTGGGATCATATCGAGAAGCCCACCTCCATGTATCAGGGACTTGAAGCGCATGTTACAGGCGTTGTCCAGCTGAATGAGAAAATGGTTTTAATGCTGGACTTTGAAAAAATTGTAGTGGATATCGATCCTTCTTCAGGGCTGACAATAGACCGGATAAAGAAGCTTGGCAAAAGAGAGCGTTCTGAGAAAAAAATTGCAGTTGCTGAGGATTCTCCAATGCTCCGGAAGCTTTTGAAGGAAACACTGAAAGAGGCTGGGTTTACAGAGGTGGAGTTCTTCGAAAACGGAAGAGATGCACTTGAGTTTCTTGAGAATATGGCTGCTGCTGACGGACCGATGCGTGATCGCATTCAGCTGGTTATCACCGATATTGAGATGCCGCAGATGGACGGGCACCATCTAACGAAGAGGATTAAAGAAAACAGCAGGCTGCAGGAGCTTCCGGTCATAATTTTCTCTTCCCTTATCACGAACGATTTGATGCACAAAGGCGTAAAGGTAGGAGCAGCTGCTCAGGTTAGCAAACCGGAGATTGATAAGCTGGTTGCATTAATTGATCAATTTATTTTATAG
- a CDS encoding HD domain-containing protein: MISEAKRFAEFAHRGQVRKLSGVPYFVHVENTATILLKAGASDELIAAGYLHDTVEDTDAELDDIKEKFGTAVAELVAFNTEDKKKSWEERKQATINHTGSASLEEKMLLAADKLDNLKSIEQEVIKYGDQVWQHFSRGKEQQAWYYSQVVEQLYANLKPEEVPTYFYSLDRLQQRLFSDKA; this comes from the coding sequence ATGATAAGTGAAGCGAAGAGGTTTGCTGAATTTGCTCATAGGGGCCAAGTTCGCAAATTGTCCGGCGTCCCATACTTTGTACATGTTGAAAATACTGCTACCATCCTGCTCAAAGCAGGGGCTTCCGATGAATTGATTGCAGCGGGTTACCTTCATGATACAGTGGAGGATACCGATGCTGAGCTAGACGATATTAAAGAAAAATTCGGGACTGCTGTGGCTGAACTGGTAGCCTTTAATACAGAGGATAAAAAGAAATCCTGGGAAGAACGAAAACAAGCAACGATTAATCACACAGGTTCAGCAAGCCTGGAAGAAAAAATGCTTTTGGCTGCTGATAAATTAGATAATCTCAAGAGCATTGAACAGGAGGTTATCAAATATGGAGATCAGGTGTGGCAGCATTTTAGCAGAGGCAAGGAACAGCAGGCTTGGTATTACAGCCAGGTAGTGGAGCAGCTGTATGCAAATTTAAAGCCCGAAGAAGTTCCTACTTATTTCTACTCGCTTGATAGGCTTCAACAGAGGCTGTTTTCGGATAAAGCTTAA
- a CDS encoding YkyB family protein — protein MMDRQKEQALPMTADNIAKAIYTVNRHAKTATNPKFLYFLKKKALLKLISEGKAEKKGLHFSQNPKFSKQQSDVLVCAGSYYFHMPPTKEDFHQLPHLGALSQSYRNPKTHLSLQKAKDLLQMYTGTREENTGKPMQQSRTYVKPVFKKLGENY, from the coding sequence ATGATGGATAGACAGAAAGAACAAGCCCTGCCCATGACAGCTGACAATATTGCAAAAGCCATTTACACCGTCAACCGTCATGCAAAAACTGCTACAAACCCAAAATTCCTTTATTTTTTAAAGAAAAAAGCCCTGTTAAAATTGATATCTGAAGGAAAGGCCGAAAAGAAAGGGCTCCACTTTTCTCAAAACCCCAAATTCAGCAAACAGCAGTCTGATGTTTTAGTATGTGCAGGCTCCTATTACTTTCACATGCCCCCTACCAAAGAAGATTTTCATCAGTTACCGCACTTAGGTGCACTCAGCCAATCTTATCGCAACCCAAAAACGCATTTATCATTGCAAAAAGCAAAAGATTTGCTTCAAATGTATACTGGAACAAGGGAAGAAAACACAGGTAAGCCTATGCAGCAATCCCGTACATACGTGAAGCCTGTCTTTAAAAAACTTGGTGAAAATTATTAA